The Manihot esculenta cultivar AM560-2 chromosome 1, M.esculenta_v8, whole genome shotgun sequence genome has a window encoding:
- the LOC110612799 gene encoding sucrose synthase 3 isoform X2, producing MKEAIVLPPFVAIAIRPRPGVWEYVRVNVYELGVEQLSVSEYLRFKEELVDGPSNDPYVLELDFEPFNADVPRPNRSSSIGNGVQFLNRHLSSIMFRNKDCLEPLNDFLRAHKYKGHALMLNDRIQSISRLQSALSKAEDYISKLPSDTPYTDFEYTLQGLGFERGWGDTAARVLENMHLLLDILQAPDPASLETFLGRLPMVFNVVILSPHGYFGQANVLGLPDTGGQVVYILDQVRALENEMLLRIQKQGLDFKPRILIVTRLIPDAKGTTCNQRLERVSGTEHTHILRVPFRSEKGILRKWISRFDVWPYLENFAEDVASEIVAELQGIPDFIIGNYSDGNLVASLLAYKMGITQCTIAHALEKTKYPDSDIYWKNFDEKYHFSCQFTADLLAMNNADFIITSTYQEIAGTKNTVGQYESHTAFTLPGLYRVVHGIDVFDPKFNIVSPGADMSIYFPYSDKQKRLTALHGSIEKMLYDPEPTDEWIGTLSDKSKPLIFSMARLDRVKNITGLVEMYGKNTKLRELVNLVVVAGYIDVKKSKDREEIAEIEKMHELMKKYNLDGQFRWITAQTNRARNGELYRYIADTKGAFVQPAFYEAFGLTVVEAMTCGLPTFATCHGGPAEIIEHGKSGFHIDPYHPDQAAEIMVDFFQQCKENPSCWNKISDAGLQRIYERYTWKIYSERLLTLAGVYSFWKYVSKLERRETRRYLEMFYILKFRDLVKTVPLAIDDQH from the exons ATGAAG GAAGCCATAGTTCTGCCTCCATTTGTGGCTATAGCGATTCGTCCAAGACCTGGTGTTTGGGAATATGTCCGTGTGAATGTCTATGAGCTTGGTGTGGAGCAGTTGAGTGTCTCTGAATATCTTCGGTTCAAAGAAGAACTTGTAGATGGGCC GTCTAATGATCCTTATGTACTTGAGCTTGATTTTGAGCCATTCAATGCTGATGTTCCTCGTCCCAACCGGTCTTCATCTATTGGCAATGGTGTTCAATTCCTCAATCGCCATCTTTCTTCAATCATGTTTCGTAACAAGGACTGCTTGGAACCTTTAAATGATTTCCTTCGAGCACACAAATATAAAGGGCAT GCCTTGATGTTGAATGATCGGATACAGAGCATATCTCGACTTCAGTCTGCTCTTTCTAAGGCAGAAGATTATATTTCTAAGCTTCCATCTGATACACCATATACTGATTTCGAGTATAC ATTGCAAGGGTTGGGTTTTGAGAGAGGTTGGGGGGATACTGCGGCACGGGTACTGGAGAATATGCATCTTCTCTTGGACATCCTGCAGGCTCCTGATCCCGCATCTTTAGAAACATTCCTTGGGAGATTACCCATGGTGTTTAATGTTGTCATTTTGTCTCCACATGGATACTTTGGGCAAGCAAATGTTTTAGGTTTGCCCGACACTGGTGGACAG GTGGTTTACATACTGGATCAAGTTCGTGCCTTAGAGAATGAAATGCTTCTTAGAATACAGAAGCAAGGCCTGGATTTCAAGCCTAGGATTCTAATT GTGACCAGGTTAATTCCTGATGCGAAAGGGACTACATGCAATCAAAGGCTGGAAAGAGTCAGTGGAACAGAACACACACATATTTTGCGAGTTCCTTTTAGATCAGAGAAAGGAATTCTTAGAAAATGGATCTCAAGATTTGATGTATGGCCATATTTGGAGAACTTTGCTGAG GATGTGGCCAGTGAAATTGTAGCCGAGTTACAGGGCATTCCCGATTTTATCATAGGAAACTACAGTGATGGGAACCTTGTTGCGTCTTTATTGGCCTATAAGATGGGCATTACACAG TGCACCATTGCGCATGCTTTGGAGAAAACCAAATATCCAGATTCAGATATTTATTGGAAAAATTTTGATGAGAAATATCATTTCTCTTGTCAATTCACTGCTGACTTATTAGCCATGAACAATGCAGATTTTATTATTACCAGTACTTACCAAGAGATTGCAGGAAC GAAGAACACTGTTGGGCAGTATGAGAGCCACACTGCTTTCACTCTTCCAGGGTTATATCGAGTTGTTCATGGAATCGATGTTTTTGATCCAAAATTCAATATTGTCTCTCCTGGGGCAGATATGTCCATCTACTTCCCTTATTCTGACAAGCAAAAAAGACTTACTGCTTTGCATGGTTCAATAGAAAAGATGTTGTATGATCCTGAGCCAACAGATGAGTGGAT AGGTACACTGAGTGACAAGTCAAAGCCCTTAATCTTTTCCATGGCAAGGCTGGACAGGGTAAAGAACATTACTGGGCTGGTAGAGATGTATGGTAAGAATACAAAACTGAGGGAGCTGGTGAACCTTGTCGTGGTTGCTGGTTACATTGATGTAAAGAAGTCGAAAGACAGGGAAGAAATTGCTGAAATAGAAAAGATGCATGAACTTATGAAGAAGTACAATTTAGATGGGCAATTTCGATGGATAACAGCTCAAACAAATAGAGCACGTAATGGTGAGCTTTATCGCTACATAGCTGATACAAAAGGAGCTTTTGTGCAG CCTGCCTTTTATGAAGCTTTTGGGCTGACTGTTGTGGAGGCCATGACATGTGGCCTTCCAACATTTGCCACTTGCCATGGTGGTCCTGCAGAAATTATTGAGCATGGTAAATCAGGGTTCCATATTGATCCATATCACCCTGATCAGGCTGCTGAAATTATGGTAGATTTCTTTCAACAATGCAAGGAGAATCCAAGCTGCTGGAATAAGATCTCTGATGCAGGGCTACAGAGGATTTATGAAAG GTACACATGGAAGATTTACTCTGAGAGACTATTGACATTGGCTGGGGTTTATAGTTTCTGGAAGTATGTTTCAAAACTTGAGAGGCGTGAGACTCGAAGATATCTTGAGATGTTCTACATCCTCAAGTTCCGTGATTTG GTAAAAACCGTTCCTTTGGCAATTGATGACCAACATTGA
- the LOC110612799 gene encoding sucrose synthase 2 isoform X1 — MANPKLGRIPSMRERVEDTLSVHRNELVSLLCRYVDQGKGILQPHTLIDELDNIVGEDEAGLGLRNGPFSEIIKSAQEAIVLPPFVAIAIRPRPGVWEYVRVNVYELGVEQLSVSEYLRFKEELVDGPSNDPYVLELDFEPFNADVPRPNRSSSIGNGVQFLNRHLSSIMFRNKDCLEPLNDFLRAHKYKGHALMLNDRIQSISRLQSALSKAEDYISKLPSDTPYTDFEYTLQGLGFERGWGDTAARVLENMHLLLDILQAPDPASLETFLGRLPMVFNVVILSPHGYFGQANVLGLPDTGGQVVYILDQVRALENEMLLRIQKQGLDFKPRILIVTRLIPDAKGTTCNQRLERVSGTEHTHILRVPFRSEKGILRKWISRFDVWPYLENFAEDVASEIVAELQGIPDFIIGNYSDGNLVASLLAYKMGITQCTIAHALEKTKYPDSDIYWKNFDEKYHFSCQFTADLLAMNNADFIITSTYQEIAGTKNTVGQYESHTAFTLPGLYRVVHGIDVFDPKFNIVSPGADMSIYFPYSDKQKRLTALHGSIEKMLYDPEPTDEWIGTLSDKSKPLIFSMARLDRVKNITGLVEMYGKNTKLRELVNLVVVAGYIDVKKSKDREEIAEIEKMHELMKKYNLDGQFRWITAQTNRARNGELYRYIADTKGAFVQPAFYEAFGLTVVEAMTCGLPTFATCHGGPAEIIEHGKSGFHIDPYHPDQAAEIMVDFFQQCKENPSCWNKISDAGLQRIYERYTWKIYSERLLTLAGVYSFWKYVSKLERRETRRYLEMFYILKFRDLVKTVPLAIDDQH; from the exons ATGGCAAATCCCAAGTTAGGTCGAATCCCCAGCATGAGAGAGCGCGTAGAAGATACTCTCTCTGTTCACCGTAACGAGCTCGTTTCTCTCCTCTGCAG GTATGTGGATCAAGGAAAAGGAATTTTGCAACCGCATACTTTGATCGATGAACTTGATAATATCGTAGGCGAGGATGAAGCGGGGCTGGGGCTAAGAAATGGTCCCTTTAGTGAAATCATTAAATCTGCTCAG GAAGCCATAGTTCTGCCTCCATTTGTGGCTATAGCGATTCGTCCAAGACCTGGTGTTTGGGAATATGTCCGTGTGAATGTCTATGAGCTTGGTGTGGAGCAGTTGAGTGTCTCTGAATATCTTCGGTTCAAAGAAGAACTTGTAGATGGGCC GTCTAATGATCCTTATGTACTTGAGCTTGATTTTGAGCCATTCAATGCTGATGTTCCTCGTCCCAACCGGTCTTCATCTATTGGCAATGGTGTTCAATTCCTCAATCGCCATCTTTCTTCAATCATGTTTCGTAACAAGGACTGCTTGGAACCTTTAAATGATTTCCTTCGAGCACACAAATATAAAGGGCAT GCCTTGATGTTGAATGATCGGATACAGAGCATATCTCGACTTCAGTCTGCTCTTTCTAAGGCAGAAGATTATATTTCTAAGCTTCCATCTGATACACCATATACTGATTTCGAGTATAC ATTGCAAGGGTTGGGTTTTGAGAGAGGTTGGGGGGATACTGCGGCACGGGTACTGGAGAATATGCATCTTCTCTTGGACATCCTGCAGGCTCCTGATCCCGCATCTTTAGAAACATTCCTTGGGAGATTACCCATGGTGTTTAATGTTGTCATTTTGTCTCCACATGGATACTTTGGGCAAGCAAATGTTTTAGGTTTGCCCGACACTGGTGGACAG GTGGTTTACATACTGGATCAAGTTCGTGCCTTAGAGAATGAAATGCTTCTTAGAATACAGAAGCAAGGCCTGGATTTCAAGCCTAGGATTCTAATT GTGACCAGGTTAATTCCTGATGCGAAAGGGACTACATGCAATCAAAGGCTGGAAAGAGTCAGTGGAACAGAACACACACATATTTTGCGAGTTCCTTTTAGATCAGAGAAAGGAATTCTTAGAAAATGGATCTCAAGATTTGATGTATGGCCATATTTGGAGAACTTTGCTGAG GATGTGGCCAGTGAAATTGTAGCCGAGTTACAGGGCATTCCCGATTTTATCATAGGAAACTACAGTGATGGGAACCTTGTTGCGTCTTTATTGGCCTATAAGATGGGCATTACACAG TGCACCATTGCGCATGCTTTGGAGAAAACCAAATATCCAGATTCAGATATTTATTGGAAAAATTTTGATGAGAAATATCATTTCTCTTGTCAATTCACTGCTGACTTATTAGCCATGAACAATGCAGATTTTATTATTACCAGTACTTACCAAGAGATTGCAGGAAC GAAGAACACTGTTGGGCAGTATGAGAGCCACACTGCTTTCACTCTTCCAGGGTTATATCGAGTTGTTCATGGAATCGATGTTTTTGATCCAAAATTCAATATTGTCTCTCCTGGGGCAGATATGTCCATCTACTTCCCTTATTCTGACAAGCAAAAAAGACTTACTGCTTTGCATGGTTCAATAGAAAAGATGTTGTATGATCCTGAGCCAACAGATGAGTGGAT AGGTACACTGAGTGACAAGTCAAAGCCCTTAATCTTTTCCATGGCAAGGCTGGACAGGGTAAAGAACATTACTGGGCTGGTAGAGATGTATGGTAAGAATACAAAACTGAGGGAGCTGGTGAACCTTGTCGTGGTTGCTGGTTACATTGATGTAAAGAAGTCGAAAGACAGGGAAGAAATTGCTGAAATAGAAAAGATGCATGAACTTATGAAGAAGTACAATTTAGATGGGCAATTTCGATGGATAACAGCTCAAACAAATAGAGCACGTAATGGTGAGCTTTATCGCTACATAGCTGATACAAAAGGAGCTTTTGTGCAG CCTGCCTTTTATGAAGCTTTTGGGCTGACTGTTGTGGAGGCCATGACATGTGGCCTTCCAACATTTGCCACTTGCCATGGTGGTCCTGCAGAAATTATTGAGCATGGTAAATCAGGGTTCCATATTGATCCATATCACCCTGATCAGGCTGCTGAAATTATGGTAGATTTCTTTCAACAATGCAAGGAGAATCCAAGCTGCTGGAATAAGATCTCTGATGCAGGGCTACAGAGGATTTATGAAAG GTACACATGGAAGATTTACTCTGAGAGACTATTGACATTGGCTGGGGTTTATAGTTTCTGGAAGTATGTTTCAAAACTTGAGAGGCGTGAGACTCGAAGATATCTTGAGATGTTCTACATCCTCAAGTTCCGTGATTTG GTAAAAACCGTTCCTTTGGCAATTGATGACCAACATTGA